A single region of the Vicia villosa cultivar HV-30 ecotype Madison, WI linkage group LG4, Vvil1.0, whole genome shotgun sequence genome encodes:
- the LOC131597855 gene encoding uncharacterized protein LOC131597855, translated as MKTARMMIDIDDGIMKLRVQDEEVCFNLFDAMKQPKDKNDCFRMDVTEEIVEEVASQIHLSNPLERSLVDSFNVLTQEEEKEIELFLKELEKGGNTSNKEDKVEDLGLKKEVKESKMELKLLPTHLKYVFLDEEGSKSVVISSKLNTTEEAKLIQILQKNKAAIGWVLADLKGISPAYCKHKIMLEEEFKPVAQPQRRLNPTMKEVVRKEVIKLLEAGMIYPISDSAWVSPVQVVPKKGGMTVIRNDKNELIPTRTVTGGRMCIDYRRLNKATRKDHFPLPFMDQMLERLSGQNYYCFLDGYFGYNQIVVNPEDHEKTAFTCPFGIFAYRRMLFGLCNAPATFQ; from the coding sequence atgaaaacagcccggatgatgatcGATATCGATGATGGTATAATGAAGCTAAGagtccaagatgaagaggtatgttTTAATCTTTTTGATGCCATGAAACAACCCAAAGACAAGAATGATTGCTTTCGCATGGATGTAACTGAAGAGATCGTAGAAGAAGTGGCAAGCCAAATTCATCTTTCTAACCCTTTAGAGAGATCTCTTGTTGATTCGTTTAATGTacttactcaagaagaagaaaaagaaattgagttgttCCTAAAAGAATTAGAGAAAGGTGGCAACACATCCAACAAGGAAGACAAAGTGGAAGATTTGGGgctgaaaaaagaagtgaaagagtcGAAGATGGAATTAAAATTACTCCcaactcatttgaagtatgtcttTTTAGATGAAGAGGGAAGTAAATCGGTCGTTATTAGCTCAAAGTTAAATACTACAGAAGAGGCAAAACTCATCCAAATCCTTCAAAAGAATAAAGCGGCAATCGGATGGGTATTAGCAGATTTGAAAGGTATCAGCCCCGCATATTGCAAGCACAAGATCATGTTAGAGGAAGAATTCAAACCGGTGGCTCAACCACAAAGAAGACTAaatccaacaatgaaagaggtagtaagAAAAGAGGTGATCAAACTCCTAGAAGCAGGAATGATCTAcccaatttctgatagtgcatgggtaAGTCCGGTACAAGTTGTTCCGAAGAAGGGAGGCATGACGGTAATCCGTAATGACAAAAATGAACTCATACCAACTAGAACTGTGACCGGGGGGCGCATGTGCATAGATTACCGGAGACTCAACAAAGCTACGAGAAAAGACCATTTTCCActaccattcatggatcaaatgcttgagaggTTATCGGGGCAGAATTACTATTGCTTTCTGGATGGATACTTCGGATACAATCAAATCGTGGTCAACCCAGAGGATCATGAGAAAACAGcatttacatgtccatttggaattTTCGCATATAGGAGGATGCTATTTGGATTATGCAATGCCCCAGCAACTTTTCAATGA